The following coding sequences are from one Vicia villosa cultivar HV-30 ecotype Madison, WI unplaced genomic scaffold, Vvil1.0 ctg.000181F_1_1_1, whole genome shotgun sequence window:
- the LOC131625026 gene encoding glycosyl hydrolase 5 family protein-like, with product SSQKLKMLTKAFQPLFLLLLVFISSLHSSSKHANAYPLSRQSRWIIDDSTNSRVKLVCGNWAGHLQPMIPEGLDQRPIKELVRELVKNNFNCVRLTYAIYMWTRHGNRMVNDTLNDLDLPEVVDGISKFNPSVLKMTHIEAFDAVVDEIGSQNVKVLLDNHVSEPKWCCDDDDENGFFHDRHFDPQEWIHGLTLAAKHFHEHHAIVAMSLRNELHGPRQNQRDWYKYMSKGALAIHEANPNVLVVISGLNYDTELQFLRNKPMNIDLGKKMVYETHLYSWSGIGTLKLKEIWTKQPLNRICGDSIRGLDERAGFLTTGENAVPLMFTEFGFDQSGSTVEDNRFLTCLQTYLVGRDLDWGLWAFHGGYYLREDKVHLDESFGVVDATWHNLRYPNFTDKFQLLQRKNQDPTSKHSKEYMMYHPLTGECAQVNKNNEIEIGSCKNQKRWSYDGSQIFLSGSKKCLSASGEGHPVSLSDDCKNKNSSWKTASLSELHLATVDKNGKELCLHKDSNSSVVVSSKCICIHDDSLCLDDPMSQWFQLVATNV from the exons TCCTCTCAAAAACTCAAGATGCTAACCAAAGCTTTTCAGCCATTGTTTCTTCTTCTCCTTGTTTTCATATCTTCATTACACTCATCATCAAAACATGCAAATGCTTATCCTCTATCAAGACAATCAAGATGGATCATAGACGATTCAACAAACTCACGTGTGAAACTAGTTTGTGGAAACTGGGCTGGTCACCTTCAACCAATGATCCCGGAAGGTCTTGATCAAAGACCTATAAAAGAACTCGTTCGCGAGCTTGTGAAAAACAATTTCAATTGTGTGAGATTAACATACGCGATTTACATGTGGACGAGACATGGAAATCGCATGGTTAATGATACTTTGAATGATCTAGATCTACCTGAGGTTGTGGACGGTATTTCTAAGTTTAATCCTTCtgttttgaaaatgactcataTAGAAGCTTTTGATGCTGTTGTGGATGAGATTGGTTCGCAGAATGTTAAGGTGTTGCTTGATAATCACGTTAGTGAACCTAAATGGTGCTGTGATGATGATGACGAGAATGGTTTCTTTCATGATCGACATTTCGATCCTCAAGAATGGATTCATGGACTTACCTTGGCAGCAAAACACTTTCATGAACATCATGCT ATTGTGGCGATGAGTTTGAGGAATGAATTACACGGACCGCGCCAAAATCAAAGGGATTGGTACAAGTATATGAGTAAAGGAGCACTAGCAATCCATGAAGCAAACCCTAATGTGCTTGTTGTTATCTCAGGTTTAAACTATGATACTGAGTTACAGTTTTTAAGGAACAAACCAATGAACATAGACTTAGGTAAGAAAATGGTGTATGAGACACATTTGTATTCGTGGTCTGGGATTGGAACACTGAAACTGAAAGAGATTTGGACAAAGCAACCGTTGAATAGAATATGTGGAGATAGTATTAGAGGGTTAGATGAAAGAGCTGGATTTCTTACAACTGGTGAGAATGCAGTTCCTTTGATGTTTACTGAGTTTGGATTTGATCAAAGTGGTTCTACGGTTGAAGATAATAGGTTTTTGACATGTCTTCAAACGTACCTTGTTGGAAGAGATTTGGATTGGGGTTTGTGGGCTTTTCATGGTGGATATTATCTTAGAGAAGATAAAGTTCATCTTGATGAGTCATTTGGTGTTGTAGATGCTACTTGGCATAATCTTAGATACCCTAATTTCACTGACAAGTTTCAGCTTTTGCAAAGAAAGAATCAAG ATCCTACATCCAAACACTCCAAAGAATACATGATGTACCATCCTTTAACAGGTGAATGTGCACAAGTTAATAAAAACAATGAAATTGAAATAGGTAGCTGCAAGAATCAAAAGAGATGGAGCTATGATGGTTCTCAAATCTTTCTGAGTGGCTCTAAGAAGTGCTTATCTGCTTCTGGTGAAGGGCATCCAGTTTCTCTGTCTGATGATTGTAAAAACAAGAACAGCTCATGGAAAACAGCATCACTTTCTGAACTTCATTTGGCCACTGTTGATAAAAATGGGAAAGAACTTTGCTTGCATAAGGATTCAAATTCATCTGTTGTTGTGAGTTCGAAATGTATATGCATACATGATGACTCTCTTTGTCTAGATGATCCTATGAGCCAGTGGTTCCAACTTGTTGCCACTAATGTATAG